The genome window CAAAGACTTCCAGCTCCCGAATAGAGTAACCCCAGGCATTACCTGCGCTTGGCGTTAAAGCATTGATGCGGATATAACGGTAGTCACCCGCTAAATCCATTCTGTCTGTTCTGTTGCCAAACTCATCAATATAAGGAGTGGCTAAGGTCGTCCAGTTGCTGTTATCCACTGAGCCTTGCACTTCATAGCTTGCAGCGTTAGCTGCTTCCCAGTGGATTGCCACTTGCTCTACTTTACTGACTGAGCCTAAATCCACAGACATCCATGAAGGAGATTCCTGGTGATTCGACTCCCAGCGACTGTCGGTATTGCCATCCACTGCTTTTGCCGAGGACTGCAAATGGCTGCTGGCATAAGTCGTTTTGCCTTTCGCTATATTGCTGCTGCCAGTTGGCGGAGCGTCAGGTGATGTGGGGGCGCCTTCACCTGCAGTGCCTAAGACTTTTAGCTCCCAAATGGAAAAGCCGTAGCCGTTATTGGCACTATGTTTGGTCGCGAAGATACGCAGGTAGCGATAATCGGCATTCAGATCAATAGTATCTGTTCTGTTGCCTTTTTTACCGCCCGTCTGCACTAACAAGGTAGTCCAGTTGCTGCTGTCGTCCGAGCCCTGAATTTCATAAATTTCTGCGTTGGCATCTTCCCAGTCAATTTGCACCTGGTCGATATGGCTGACGCTGCCTAAATCTATAACCAGCCAGCTCGGAGCTACTTTGTGCGCTGATTCCCAGCGACTGCCTGCATCTCCATCTACTGCCATTTTTGCCCGACGTAACTCAGTGCTGGCTGTGACTTTTTTATTTAAGGCTAAGTTAACAGGCTCGGCGTAGACTGCGCCGCCAAGCGCTAATAACAGGACGGAACTCAGAGCTTTGCTGAGGACTGAGAGCCCTGATCTAAAGTTGGGCTGTTTTCTGCGTGGAAAAGCCGGATTCATGTTCATCTCCTTTAAGAGTGATCGTTTGGGTGCTGAAAAAGTCGCTAATGTACTGCTGTGACCTGTATTTTGTTGTTAAGAACTGTATTGGGTTTCAAACGGCATATTTTTAAAAAAACAATACAGTTCAAAGGTAAAGCGGCATGTATTAAACAAAACTGAATAAGTGGTGTGTTTATTTTGGGAATTTATTTTCGGGCGGATAATAAGTGTGCACTAATGACATTTTTGTGACAGGAACTTTTGATTTTCGGGGCTAAATTTAGTCTTACTAATGTAGAAAGTTTAAGTCGGTAAAGTCGGTCTTTAAAACATCACTCATTCGAACGGATGAGTTTGCATCGATTTATTTTATCTACCGGAGGAGCCTATGGCCCTGATGCTTCACTCTATACGTCATAAAATTATTGCGGGTTATGCAGCTGTGTTGGTTGTCGCTTTGGTGTCGGCCGCTGTGCTACTGAACAATAACCAGCAGATCCGGCAGAGGGTCGATAGTTTTACCGGTACGACTTTACCTGTATTAGCTCAACTGGACTTGTTGTTGTCCAATAGCAAGGAGCTGGTGCTGGCAAGTTATTCTTTGTATGGCACTACACTCGACAGCAGTAATTTTACCGTCAGGCAACACCAACTGGAGCAGAATTTACAGCAAGCCAACCAGCTCTTAAGTCAGCAATTACAGGTTTCTCTGGACACAGAGTTGTCCGCTTTCCACCTCGCGGTTAATGAACTAAGTGCCGTGATGGCACAACCTGAAGTCAACTGGGATTTAGCCCGTGAACGATTGACTGATTTAACCAGACAAGCTGCTGTGTTGGCAAAACGTTTAGACGAGCTGCGAAGCGAGGTCGCTGCCGAGGCCAATGCGGGTTCTATAGCGATAGCACAGCAACTGTCGCTGAGTTTAGTGGTGATCGTCAGTTTGCTTTCTGTGCTGGTTTTGGTTGCGATTGGTGCTTTTGTGATGGCACAGCGTCAAATTGCCATCCCCATTCAGCAGCTATCCGGACAAATTACTCAACTGGCCCAACAACGTGATTTAACCGTGCAGTTTAACTCAGAGCAGCAAGGCGAAATGGGGCAAATGTCCAGCAGTTTGACCACACTGTTGCAGGTGTTCAGTGCAGGTATGCAGGATGTCCGTAGTGCGATAGGGCGCATTGGAGTTGCTGTGACAGAACTGAGCGGCAGTACAGATGTATCTGCTCATTCAGTGCAGCATTTACAGCAAGATATAGTTCGTTTAGTTGAGCTGATGCAGCAGTTAGAGCAGCAGATGCTGCAAAGTGTTGAGTATTCGGCCTCTGCGGCAACCCATGCTCAGCAAGGCGCTAAGCAATTGGCACAGGCTCAGCTTGAGGTGAAACAAAGCTCTGACAGTATTCATGCTTTAGCCAAAGATATCGAAACCACGGCTTCCATGTTGCTGACTCTGAAAGTTGCTGGCGATCAAGTCTCTACAGTGGTCAAAACTATTGCTGATATAGCAGCGCAAACTAATTTATTAGCGTTAAATGCGGCGATAGAGGCGGCAAGGGCTGGTGAGTCAGGCCGGGGTTTTGCAGTGGTGGCTGATGAAGTACGGACTCTGGCGACCCGAACTCATCAATCGACAGTCGAAATTAACAGTATGCTGGATACTATAGTGCGTTCCATTCAGTCAGCGGTTCTGACTATGGGATCGAATCAGCAGCAAGCCGCACAGTCTGTAGATTTGTCCTTGGCTTTGGTGGATACATTGCAGCAAAGCCGCGCTGTAATTTTACAATTGGCAGAGGTCAGCCAGCAGTCAGCTGCTATTGCAAGTGATGCTCAGCAGGATGTTGCTCATCTCAGAGGACAAGTTCAGCAGTTCCGGCAATTGGGCGATCAGGTACTCTCTGGCAATACGCAAATTGGTCTGGCCGCTCAGTCTATGACTGAACTGGCTGACCAATTAAGCGTTACCGTGTCACAATTTAAACTATAAAAGCTGTGTCGCATCCGTTAAGGCGCAACGATATCAGAAATGGAAACTTTGCCTTTTGAACGTTGCTCATAGGGTTCCAGCATGGCGACAACTTTATCGGCATTAGCACTACGGGCGAAGTTCACTAAGGTTTTGCCATTACAAACCACTTTGTCGACAGCCCGTTGTTTCGATAAGCGGTTGGCTTTGAGAGTTTTATTCAGACTGAGGCGATCATCGTCCTGAGCATGACTGCAGGTTTCGATTAATACACTTTGGATCAGCGGGGTCATAGTGTTCTGTGCGCTGGCGGTCGCGGACAAAGTTAATACTGCTGCAGCGATGATTAGTTTTGCTTTCATGGTGCTATCCTCTGAGTTGGGTTATGGCTTTTGCCATAACTGTATTTTGGCGCTGAAAGCTTTGATTTTCCTGCCTTCTGTGACCAGAGGAATGACAAAAGTGACCAGAGGATCGGCCTTGCTTTTTGTTACTTCTTGTATAAAAAAGATACAAAAAAGCCCGCCTGTTTTTGAACTATGGCGGGCTTTTTGCTGCTAAAGAAGATTGATAAAGTTAAGTACAAAAACTATTTTCCCGGAACTAATTGCGAAGACCAATCTGCTTTAAAGCGTCTTGACGCCGCAACAGTCTGGCCATTGGAAAGCAGTAACTGATAGTCGTTGTTATGAGGTTGTACTTTATGCACATGGTGCAAATTGACGATAGTGGAGCGGTGAACCTGAGCAAACTGAGCAGGCAGACGCTGCATCAGCTCCTTTATGGTTTCACGGATAATCAGGTTTTCACTTAAGGTGTACACACACATATAGTTACCAGCTGCTTCAATCATCAGAATATCAATATCATCAAGCAGTAAAGTCGAAGCGCCTGTTTTAAAGGTAAGTTTACTTTGGGGGGCCGCGACTGGCATATCCTGCTGTTTATCTAAAGCGGTTTTAGCGTCCAGCAAGGTTTGAGCCAGGCGCTGGCGCGATACAGGTTTGAGCAGATAATCAAAAGCAAAATGCTCATAAGCTGAAAACGCATAGTTGTCGTAGGCTGTGACCAGGATGATTAAAGGGGCAGCCATAGCAGAAGATTTATTCAGCTGTTTTAACACCTCAATACCTTTAATGCCTGGCATCTGTATATCTAAAAAAACTAAATCAACAGCAGTGTTCTGCAAGTAGGCTAATACTTCATCACCATTATCAAAGCAGGCATCGATTTGAATATTAGGGTAAGTGGCCAGCTTAGCTTTTAAATTGCTGATGGCTAAGGGTTCATCATCGGCTATCACTGTTTTAATCTGCTGCATGCAGTAACTCCAGAGGTAAAGAGATTTGTCCGGTAAATTTATCTTGTTGCTGGCTGAAGCTTAAACTGGCCTTGCCATGAAACAATAAGCTCAGGCGTTCGGCCAGATTATGCAGACTGCCAAAACTAGCTTGTTGCGGCCAACCAGCCGCAAGCTGAGTTCCCGGGCCATTGTCCGATAGTTTTAGCAGTAAAGCCGAGGATTCTTGTGTCACTTCGATGTCAATACAAGCATGACCTCTGAGTTCAGATACGGCATATTTAATGGCGTTTTCTGCCAAAGGCTGCAGTAACAATGGCGGGACTTTTTGTTGCATGGCTTCTTCGTCCAATTGCCAGTTTATTTTCAGCCGATCACCAAAACGAACCTGCTGGATAGCCAGATAAGAGGCTAAAGCGTCGAGCTCTTCTTTCAGAGGGATTAAATGTTCAGTATGGTTTTTCAGTGAGTGTCGTAAGAAGGTGGAAAGCTGCAGGATCAGATTTTCCGCATCCATTCCTTTGTGTTGCACTATTAAGGAGTTCAACGCATTCAAAGTATTAAACATAAAGTGAGGATTGAGCTGATACCGCAGTACTTTTAAACGGGCAATACGGGCCTGACGGGCTAATTCCTGTTGTTGTCTGAACTCTGCTCTGTTCAACAAATTAGCTTTGTACACTAAAAATAACGCAAACCAGCCGGCTATCGGCAGTAGCACCAGATTAAAAGCCAAAGCATAACGTAATGGAGAATCGGTCTCTGAGGGCATCAGCGCATAGTTCATCATCAGATATTGACGCACAGGGGTTAATACCAGCCAGAGTGGGATCAGCCACCAGGCCAGTCGTACCGCCTGTTGTTTGATGCTGATATTCAGTGCCAGCTCTTTTTGCCCCAGATAGCCGGTCACTATAAAGTTCACCAGACTAATCAGGGTATAAATCATCAGATAAGGAAATACATCCCTGTCATCCAAAGGAACCAGCACGGCTAAATGAATAAATTTGATCAATAAATAACTCAGCCAGAATACTAAATGCCAGTACCAGAATCTTTCTTTGTTTAGATCAAATTTGACTGCTGAAATCATCCGGCGACCCCTTGCAGCGGCAACTGAATAGAGACCAGAAACCCCTGTTGCCTTGCTTGTATCACTAAACTGGCTGCGCTGCCAAAATGTTGGCTTAAGCGGTTTTGGATATTGGTTAAGCCAACGCCTGAGCTTTGCCCTAGTTGTTTAATGGCACGCTCACCTGGGCCGTCGTCTTCTACCTGTAAGCAAAGCTGGCCGTTTTGTGTTTGTCCGGCAATGGTAATAGTGGCGCCTTGCTGTTGGGTGGCCACTGCGTATTTAATGGCATTTTCGACTAGTGGTTGTAACAGCAGTGCTGGGATCAGATGTTGGCGGATGTTTTGATCTATTTTCCAGTCGACTTTTAGTTTGTTACCGAAGCGGGTTTTTTGTAATGCCAGATAAGCTTCAATAGCAGAGAGTTCATCGGCTAGTTTCACCAGACTATCCGGAGAGCTACTTAAGGAATAACGTAAAAAAGACGCCAGTTGTTCAGACATCAGTTCAGCATCATCAAAACGTTCGGCCTCGATTAAAGCACACACCGAGTTCAGCGCATTAAAGGTAAAATGCGGATTGAGCTGATGCCGCAGCGCTTGTAACTCAAGCTGTTGTATTTTCTGACTTAAACGGGCCGATTCTGCCAAACGATAATGCCGTTGCTGGTTCAGAATGTAGGCCAGATAAAGTGCGGTCCAAACAAAAAAAGCCAGAGTGTTACTATCAAGATTACTTAATAAAAAGCGCGGGTCAAATTGCTCGTTTTTCATCGGGATCAGCCAGAAGGCGTTTTCCAGTGGCACATAAATACAAGTCACCAGCAAAGCTGCGAACACCAGTTGCCAGATGGAAAAATTATGCAGACTGATTTTGTATTGAGACCAGCATAACAAAGCACCAGTCACCAGCCATGCAGCTGCATCACTGACAAAACTCATGCCCAAATAATGCAGAGCTTCAGCTTTATGCCAGATTAAAAAATCCAGACACCAGCTCAAAGCGCTGAACATAAAAATAATGCACCAGAACAGGCTATGGTGGCGCAGCAAGGGTCTTATTTCAGCATTAAACACCGGGTTATTCCTGTTGTGGTTGATGTAGCCAGTATAACCAAAGACTTACCGAAATCGACCAGTGCAATGGTTCACTGGACGCAAAGTTGTGACCAGTGGGTTTCTGTTATGGTTTTATCTGTTCTGCCGCTTTAAATAGTCAATTCTGCGTTGTAAAAAACGATAGGCGGCAAGGTTAGCTTGCGGTATCTTGTATCACTTTGGCAAAGAGGCAGCGATTCTTTTTGTCGTAAATTAAATTTGACTCAGCTGGTATTGCGCTACCTGAAGCTGACTATTAGGGAACAGGTCCATGAATGAAATTGTCAATGCTATTAACGGCGTTATCTGGAGCCCTGCGCTCATCATATTATGCCTTGGTGTAGGTTTATATTTTTCTATCCGCTCACGCTTTTTACAGCTGCGCCATGTACGCGAAATGACCCGCCTGATGATGGAAGGGAAAAGCTCCGCCAGCGGTGTGTCGTCTTTTCAGGCTTTAACTATGACCTTAGCGGGTCGGGTTGGCACTGGTAATATTGCCGGCGTCGCTACTGCTATTACTTTTGGTGGTCCGGGCGCTGTATTCTGGATGTGGGTTGTGGCATTTTTGGGCGCGAGTTCAGCTTTTGTCGAGTCGACTTTAGGTCAGGTTTATAAAGAGAAAATTAACGATCAATACCGTGGTGGTCCTGCCTTTTACATTGAAAAAGGTCTGGGCATGAAATGGTATGCCTGGACTTTTGCAGTGGCGACTATTTTTGCAACAGGCTTGTTATTGCCTGGTGTGCAAGCGAACTCTATCGCCGAAAGTTTAAATACGGCGCTGGGTATAGATCGTAATGTTACAGCAGCAGTGCTCGCCATTGCATTAGGCTTTATTATTTTTGGTGGTGTAAAACGTATCGCAACCTTTGCTCAGGTTGTAGTGCCTTTTATGGCGCTGGGTTACATCATTGTCGCCTGTATCATTATTTTCCTGAATATCGAGCAACTGCCATCCGTGATTAAGCTGATTTTTACCTCTGCTTTTGGTCTGGATGCGGGCTTCGGTGCCATTCTTGGTATGGCTATTATGTGGGGTGTAAAACGTGGTGTGTACTCTAATGAAGCAGGTCAGGGCACTGGTCCTCATGCGTCTTCTGCTGCTGAAGTAAGCCACCCTGCTAAACAAGGTCTGGTGCAAGGTTTCTCTGTATACATAGATACCTTGTTTGTCTGCTCTGCTACCGCCTTTATGCTGTTAATTACTGGCCAGTACAATGTACAGGCAGAAGATGGTACTGCCTTGTATACAGGTGTGCAGGGAGTGGCTGCAGGCCCTGGTTATGTGCAAACTGCAATGGAAAACGTGATGCCTGGTTTTGGCTCTTTGTTTGTTGCCATCGCTTTACTGTTTTTCGCTTTCACTACCATAGTGGCTTATTACTACATTGCTGAAACGAACATTGCTTATATCAACCGCACAGTGCGTCGCCCTTGGCTGACCTTTTTATTAAAAGTAGGCATTATTACCGCTACTGTATATGGCACTATTAAAACTGCTGATTTAGCCTGGGCTTTAGGTGATATTGGTGTGGGCTTAATGGCATGGCTGAACATAGTCGCCATTATTCTGCTGCGTAATGTCGCTTTTAAATGTTTACGTGATTACGAAGCACAAAAGGCTGAAGGTAAAGATCCACAATTTGATCCTGAAGCTTTGGGTATTAAAAACGCTGATTACTGGCAAAAACGGGCTGTGGGAGTAAAACCAGAGCCGGAGAATCCGGATGATGCAGTGGTGGTCAAATCGTTAAACTAAAACGGACGATTTAAAAAAACAGCAGCTCTGGCTGCTGTTTTTGTATTGCAGAGGGATATGTATGATTACTCAAACTACGCGTTTAACAATACGTGAACTTCAGCTTAAGGATGCTGCCTTTGCGCTGCGTTTATATAACGACCCAAGCTTCTTGCAACATATAGGAGATAAAGGGGTTCGTACTGTTGAAGATGCCGAAAAGAACCTGCAGCAGGGCGCTATTGCCAGTTATGCGCAGCATGGTTATGGCATGTGGTTGGTCGAAGATAAAAAGCGCCAGGCCATAGGTTTATGTGGCCTTATTAAGCGTGACTTTTTAGCCGAAACCGATTTAGGTTATGCTTACCTGCCTGAGTTCTTTGGCCAGGGTTATGCTTATGAAGCTGCTACTGCTGTGTTGGCTTATGCCGCAGAGCACACCGCTTTAAAAACAGTAGTCGCTATAGTGTCGCCCGCCAATCTGGCTTCAAAGGCATTATTGCAAAAACTGGGTTTTGAGCAGGATGGTCAGGTGCTGGTTCCGGATAAAAATGAGATGGTTGATTTTTATCGTATTTATTTAACGAAAAAGCCTGATCTATAACAGTCAGGCTTTTTCGCTCTTAGCTCAGGCGGGCTGAGCAACCAGCTTCTGATCCAGCTTACCACTGATATGAGTCAGGCCATAAGCAAGTAACACAATTAAAGCGCCTATCCAGGGTGTGTACATCAAACCAAAGTGGCTGACGACCAAACCTCCGGCCCAGGCGCCAAAGGCGATACC of Rheinheimera sp. MM224 contains these proteins:
- a CDS encoding GNAT family N-acetyltransferase, which produces MITQTTRLTIRELQLKDAAFALRLYNDPSFLQHIGDKGVRTVEDAEKNLQQGAIASYAQHGYGMWLVEDKKRQAIGLCGLIKRDFLAETDLGYAYLPEFFGQGYAYEAATAVLAYAAEHTALKTVVAIVSPANLASKALLQKLGFEQDGQVLVPDKNEMVDFYRIYLTKKPDL
- a CDS encoding LytR/AlgR family response regulator transcription factor, coding for MQQIKTVIADDEPLAISNLKAKLATYPNIQIDACFDNGDEVLAYLQNTAVDLVFLDIQMPGIKGIEVLKQLNKSSAMAAPLIILVTAYDNYAFSAYEHFAFDYLLKPVSRQRLAQTLLDAKTALDKQQDMPVAAPQSKLTFKTGASTLLLDDIDILMIEAAGNYMCVYTLSENLIIRETIKELMQRLPAQFAQVHRSTIVNLHHVHKVQPHNNDYQLLLSNGQTVAASRRFKADWSSQLVPGK
- a CDS encoding alanine/glycine:cation symporter family protein, whose product is MNEIVNAINGVIWSPALIILCLGVGLYFSIRSRFLQLRHVREMTRLMMEGKSSASGVSSFQALTMTLAGRVGTGNIAGVATAITFGGPGAVFWMWVVAFLGASSAFVESTLGQVYKEKINDQYRGGPAFYIEKGLGMKWYAWTFAVATIFATGLLLPGVQANSIAESLNTALGIDRNVTAAVLAIALGFIIFGGVKRIATFAQVVVPFMALGYIIVACIIIFLNIEQLPSVIKLIFTSAFGLDAGFGAILGMAIMWGVKRGVYSNEAGQGTGPHASSAAEVSHPAKQGLVQGFSVYIDTLFVCSATAFMLLITGQYNVQAEDGTALYTGVQGVAAGPGYVQTAMENVMPGFGSLFVAIALLFFAFTTIVAYYYIAETNIAYINRTVRRPWLTFLLKVGIITATVYGTIKTADLAWALGDIGVGLMAWLNIVAIILLRNVAFKCLRDYEAQKAEGKDPQFDPEALGIKNADYWQKRAVGVKPEPENPDDAVVVKSLN
- a CDS encoding methyl-accepting chemotaxis protein encodes the protein MALMLHSIRHKIIAGYAAVLVVALVSAAVLLNNNQQIRQRVDSFTGTTLPVLAQLDLLLSNSKELVLASYSLYGTTLDSSNFTVRQHQLEQNLQQANQLLSQQLQVSLDTELSAFHLAVNELSAVMAQPEVNWDLARERLTDLTRQAAVLAKRLDELRSEVAAEANAGSIAIAQQLSLSLVVIVSLLSVLVLVAIGAFVMAQRQIAIPIQQLSGQITQLAQQRDLTVQFNSEQQGEMGQMSSSLTTLLQVFSAGMQDVRSAIGRIGVAVTELSGSTDVSAHSVQHLQQDIVRLVELMQQLEQQMLQSVEYSASAATHAQQGAKQLAQAQLEVKQSSDSIHALAKDIETTASMLLTLKVAGDQVSTVVKTIADIAAQTNLLALNAAIEAARAGESGRGFAVVADEVRTLATRTHQSTVEINSMLDTIVRSIQSAVLTMGSNQQQAAQSVDLSLALVDTLQQSRAVILQLAEVSQQSAAIASDAQQDVAHLRGQVQQFRQLGDQVLSGNTQIGLAAQSMTELADQLSVTVSQFKL
- a CDS encoding sensor histidine kinase, producing the protein MISAVKFDLNKERFWYWHLVFWLSYLLIKFIHLAVLVPLDDRDVFPYLMIYTLISLVNFIVTGYLGQKELALNISIKQQAVRLAWWLIPLWLVLTPVRQYLMMNYALMPSETDSPLRYALAFNLVLLPIAGWFALFLVYKANLLNRAEFRQQQELARQARIARLKVLRYQLNPHFMFNTLNALNSLIVQHKGMDAENLILQLSTFLRHSLKNHTEHLIPLKEELDALASYLAIQQVRFGDRLKINWQLDEEAMQQKVPPLLLQPLAENAIKYAVSELRGHACIDIEVTQESSALLLKLSDNGPGTQLAAGWPQQASFGSLHNLAERLSLLFHGKASLSFSQQQDKFTGQISLPLELLHAAD
- a CDS encoding DUF3718 domain-containing protein, which translates into the protein MKAKLIIAAAVLTLSATASAQNTMTPLIQSVLIETCSHAQDDDRLSLNKTLKANRLSKQRAVDKVVCNGKTLVNFARSANADKVVAMLEPYEQRSKGKVSISDIVAP
- a CDS encoding sensor histidine kinase, which gives rise to MFNAEIRPLLRHHSLFWCIIFMFSALSWCLDFLIWHKAEALHYLGMSFVSDAAAWLVTGALLCWSQYKISLHNFSIWQLVFAALLVTCIYVPLENAFWLIPMKNEQFDPRFLLSNLDSNTLAFFVWTALYLAYILNQQRHYRLAESARLSQKIQQLELQALRHQLNPHFTFNALNSVCALIEAERFDDAELMSEQLASFLRYSLSSSPDSLVKLADELSAIEAYLALQKTRFGNKLKVDWKIDQNIRQHLIPALLLQPLVENAIKYAVATQQQGATITIAGQTQNGQLCLQVEDDGPGERAIKQLGQSSGVGLTNIQNRLSQHFGSAASLVIQARQQGFLVSIQLPLQGVAG